GCCATCGGCGCTCTGTTTTTTTCATGGCCAGCCCGTGCTGTGCCATTTTCTGGGCACTGTTGACACTGTTGttgatgaaaactttttcaCTTAACGTTTCACTGGAAGTGATGGTTTCGATCTTCTCCTTTCCATCGCTTCCGGTTGAAGACTTTCGTTCATGGACATTTTCCAGCAAGCTGGCCGTACTACTGTTTAGATTCTTGCAAATTCTTATGTTAGGTTTAAGCGGCGGAGATCGAGATGCCACgaatttataattcagttgaggACTCTTGGTGTTCTCCTTCACTGAATAGTTGTTGTTGCTAAAAAGCCTGGAACTTCGCCGTACATTATGGGCCTGCAGGGCACCGCCGGTCGTGTTGGATGTTCGCAGCGTCATCAACTGGCTGCCTGTCTGACTAAACACAATCGGTTTGGTGTTTGTTTTTTGTAGCTGCAGCAGCATCATTGTtgtctaaaaagaaaaaaactgaacttaATACGGCAATAGGAAATCGGGATAGCTAATGCTTACCGTAGTATCCATTTTCCTTTTAATTATGTTGCACATTGTACCTAAATTGTGGTGGCCACGCAACTTTTAGTTACTGCACAGGAGAGCAATTTTCTGCTGTTCACTTTCGGCTATGATTTCCTGTTGCTGTATCGTATTCAGCTGTTGTTGGATTTACGAACCGGGAGGTTGTTGCGGCTGATGACAACCGGTGGCCAAAGTCGAGAACTGCTGTGGCGAAGGTGGCATTATCAAATTCGATTGGTCACTGCTTAAAACTGGACTATGCATTATAGGTAAAACATCGAAACTAGGAATGGTAGGACTCATGGTGGCTAGATACTTAAACTGTTGCTTCCGGAAAGGGGTCCCCACTTCCGCCCCTGCACCACTGCCTGGAGTTTGTTCAACATCTGTTATACTAGATATATTCTGACTCTGTTGGAGCTAAGGTTGCTGTTGTGGAGCATTATTTGGTGTATTGAttatattctgtatgggacccCAATCTGATCTAGTGGAGTAGATAAATGACTACCGCTAATTAactgttgatgctgctgctgttgaagcTCGATTCCGACGTCCGGGTTAATAATAAAACTGCCACCACCTCCTACTCCTCCTCCCCCACCTCCGCCACATCCATTTCCGAACCAAACCACCGACGAGTTTAAGGCCGTTGGCTGACTAGTGGCAAATATATCGGTGCTCGAAAGCTGAAACACTTCCGTCGGATCCGGTTTCTCTCCACGCTGGCATAGTTCGGCAACGATTGCCTCATGAATGGGTTTAACTTCACCGCCCTCCGACTGGCATCGTTGGCCAGTGCCGCACGTTCAGTCTTTTAGCAGATCCTCGACGACAACTTCAGCGCAAAGCATCCGATATCGCCGAACTCGACACTTCGTCCAGATGCCGTACCCGCAAGAGATCATCGTTGATTAGAGTTTGCTCAGCTTCTGAGCCAGAAGGAACAGACTTTCCTCGGATTCCGCTGTAGGGGAGAAAGATgttagaatttatgaaaaatttacgaaaccaaaacgaattttaaatacGCACTGTCACTGAACCGATATTATTCAGTCGCTCAATAATCTAAAGCCGGTGATACCTGCGTGCTTGATGCACTTTGATACCTTCTTGTTTTGTAAACAATGTCACAGCATGGCTGATTgggatttttgacattttacacCACCCTAATCTATCAGCCctgcaaaaaaatctaaacacgagcatctgtgtgtcgcttttccacagggcgaatttgtcgatattagtaccgcaaaatcgcgtttatcgtgcgcccttcccaaaaattgattctgttctcccatggtttgaggttagggctgaggcctcctgctaaggtggtgttcgtgtaaaactgtcaatatatcctaataccCCTTATACGGAACCGCCTTAGACCATTTAGGAAGGTCAAAATGTGTAGCGAAGACCACAAAAAGATCCTACCCTCAACCGAAATTTCTGTTACTCATATGTccctaatttttatttcacatggAAGTTCctgattcttgaaaaaaaaaaaaattggcaaccctGCCACCCAAGGAATGTTAAAAGAAGGTGGTGTTCAACTATACATTAGTAGTGGTATAGGCTGTGACGTCACTGTTAAAAATGACCGAACAAACGTATTCATGTGAAATTAAATCCTGTATTGGTTAAAAACAAACCATTCGTATTAATAACTGTGTGCCAAATCTCtgttatttgtaaattttaatttctcttAATTTGTTAATTAGCAGAAAACTAAAACGAATTAACGTTTTGAATTAAACAAAACCAGACCATTGAATTTTTCTTGCAGAACGAGGAGTTCGCATTAGCAGCGTCGAAATGAGTAGTGTAATAACATAAACAACAACACGGTTTTTCCACCCAAACAGATcaggttcttttttttaaatacataaattaaaaaGCATTAATTAGTGAAATGAGTGCAGAAGAAGGCACAGGTTGTTTCTTGTGTTTCCGAACGGACAATGCCGAAGGTGAAGCAATCGTCGAGGATTCCGAACTCGCCGAGGCAATATACAAACATTTTTGGTTTAcggtaatttcaatatttcaatgcaCATGTATTAATAAATtaactaaataaatattaaagctCCCTCATTAACTTGCAGGTTGAAGAAGTCAAGAATGCTTGGATATGTTTGAACTGCgatacaaaaatcaaaagcttTCATGAATTCTACCTTCAAGTAGAAAAAGATCACCGGTTTTATCAACAGAACGCGACAGTTTATATGGGAGAAATTAAAGCCGAAGAAAGCCAAAGTTCAGAAGAATTAGAAAATCTTAATGCCGATGATGATGAAGAAGCTGATGGAGAATTCACCCTTTTATTGGATGACGACTATTCCACAGATGATGGATCCCTAAATGTAGCGACACCAGTTAAAACAGAACTTATCGAATCGGATTCAGGGTCTTTTGTTGTAAGCGATGAGGAGATTCTACAGTTTTGTTCAATGAGTTGTCACCTATGCTGTATGGAGTTTGCAAATTTTAATGATCTTAATAATCACTATCGTGAATCTCATAACGAGAAAGCGTTCGTcatgtgttgcaatttgaaattcGATACGGTTTCACTGCTTCGAGAGCACATAAGAATCCATATCGATCCTAATTGTTTCCAATGCTTAGAATGCGGTAAAAACTTCTGTTCTCAGCGTAGTTTACGTAATCATAAGCTTCAAATGCATCTTTCTGACCAAGATAAAAGTTTTCAATGCGAACATTGTCCAAAGAAATTCGCAAGAAAGCATTTGCTAAATACACATATTTTGACACACGATCGAAAAAATCAGGAATGTGAAATTTGCAACAGCAGCTTTCAAAACAAAGGATCCCTCCGGTATCACATTCGTACCGTTCATGAACGTGCCAATGAAGTTATTTGCGATATCTGTGCGAAGATACTGAAATCCAAAGGAGCGCTGGCAGTACATCGAGCAGAACACTTCAACAAAACTCGCCTGAAGTGCCAAGAATGCGGCCAGTGGATGAAAAACAGTTTAAGTCTGCGAAGACACATGAAACGGCACGAGGAAAAGGCGATGATAATCGAGTGCCACATTTGTGGCAAACGTTCACCGAACACACATGCTTTGCAGAAGCACATTAGGGATCAGCATACGGCCAAGCGAATTCACCAGTGTACGATGTGCAGCAAGGCTTTCAAGAGGGCCATCGCTCTGAAGGTTTGACCGACTTTCTTTTGAATAAAAGATTTTggttaacaatttgaaatttcatttgacagGAACACACGGCAACGCACACCGGAGAGCAACTCTATAAATGCGAAATCTGCGGGAAGGAATTCAACTCTTCAGCGAACATCAGTGTCCATAGGAAGAAAGCTCATCCCATCGAGTGGTTAGAATACCAACGGAAGAAACCCAAAAACGGTGGATAAGAATGgcagttaagtttttttttcaaagagacCGAGAGGTTCATATGCAGATTTCATAACACACTCGTGAATAAAATTGTACCTCGAACGATTTGTAGTgaataaacaatttcaatatTAACCAGTAGTTCGAACGCACGTGCGTTTTGTATTATTTCTTTCCGAAGAATAAGTCGTACAGTTGAGCGTGATTTCGTTGAGTTGAGCTTCAGGGCCCTCCTCTTTGTGCGAGTCTATCTGTTTTGCACTGTCAAAAGATTTAGATCATCGTTCGTAGAAAAATCTGGCAGGGGCATCGAATCATTACCCCTGCCAGATTTTTCTACGAACGAACCTTTCCGGTATTACCATAGAGCGCAATCTGGCAACCAAGATCTCGGCTTGGTTCTTCTGACGATGATTCTCATCCATTATTATGTGAAGAAAGTGGTTGTCTctaaagaaactatagtaaacaaagaggcgcaATCTGATCCTTTTCGAAATAATGTGCTTGTAACCCTGCTGTAGatctgcctttaagactgcttggttttgctcgattggaatgacactgacagaaaatccaaaaattccaatcgtgacacttcgtctctttgtttactataggctcgttagttGTCTCCAACCAACTGTAATCGAgattagataaaaaataaatcataatcgAATGTTTCTTTACAGTACACTTGATCCTTGTCGGTATTTTATGTTCATTGATTGTCTACGATCGTNNNNNNNNNNNNNNNNNNNNNNNNNNNNNNNNNNNNNNNNNNNNNNNNNNNNNNNNNNNNNNNNNNNNNNNNNNNNNNNNNNNNNNNNNNNNNNNNNNNNNNNNNNNNNNNNNNNNNNNNNNNNNNNNNNNNNNNNNNNNNNNNNNNNNNNNNNNNNNNNNNNNNNNNNNNNNNNNNNNNNNNNNNNNNNNNNNNNNNNNNNNNNNNNNNNNNNNNNNNNNNNNNNNNNNNNNNNNNNNNNNNNNNNNNNNNNNNNNNNNNNNNNNNNNNNNNNNNNNNNNNNNNNNNNNNNNNNNNNNNNNNNNNNNNNNNNNNNNNNNNNNNNNNNNNNNNNNNNNNNNNNNNNNNNNNNNNNNNNNNNNNNNNNNNNNNNNNNNNNNNNNNNNNNNNNNNNNNNNNNNNNNNNNNNNNNNNNNNNNNNNNNNNNNNNNNNNNNNNNNNNNNNNNNNNNNNNNNNNNNNNNNNNNNNNNNNNNNNNNNNNNNNNNNNNNNNNNNNNNNCTACATATCATCGCAGCACCAACACTCATTTCCACATCGAGCTCATACAGTTTACCTTTCCGATAAGCGATGCCCACTACATCTGAGCCTCTCATAATGCGAGCATTGTGCGATCCAAAAACCACTTCCATGCCCCGTTCCACAACTTTCTTCACCGAAAACAAATTTGTGCACAACCCAGGGACAAACAACACATCATGAACTGTGCATTTTAGGGATTTTCCATCAACCTTACAGTTCATTTTCACTTCACCAACTAGCCAACTTTCAAGTGAAACCCCAGACTTGGCAACACTGATAACCATTGGTATTTCCAATTTCCGAACGTTCaccaatagtcctatttgccgctgatagtgttggtgatattatgctggttgtttcaccaacactttttagtttagggacaatcaacctcaaaaacgaccatgtttgtcgaccggctgtccgttttttgtaccgagagttttggaggttaattgtcccgtctcatctgtacacgctcagcaagtgtgcgtaagaaatgtcaaaaacaactctatacacTTTTATCGTGTACCATGTGCTCCGAGGCACCACTATCAATCACCCAGCGGAATTTACCACCACTAATTTGTCCACTGTCGCTGGCGATGAACGCGATTTCACCCGTTTCAGCCGTATGCGCCTTCCCTTTCTTCTTCACATTTCCCGACGCATTAGCGAATCGCTCCGACTGCTTGCCTTTCGGGCAGTTAGTACGTTTATGTCCCGGTTTTCCGCAACCATGACACGTAAACACAAATTTTCCACTTCTTCCGGCAAAAGCTGTGTTCGGTTCCGAACCACTCACTAGATTCTGACGTTTAACATCTTCA
This sequence is a window from Uranotaenia lowii strain MFRU-FL chromosome 3, ASM2978415v1, whole genome shotgun sequence. Protein-coding genes within it:
- the LOC129755721 gene encoding transcription factor grauzone-like, with protein sequence MSAEEGTGCFLCFRTDNAEGEAIVEDSELAEAIYKHFWFTVEEVKNAWICLNCDTKIKSFHEFYLQVEKDHRFYQQNATVYMGEIKAEESQSSEELENLNADDDEEADGEFTLLLDDDYSTDDGSLNVATPVKTELIESDSGSFVVSDEEILQFCSMSCHLCCMEFANFNDLNNHYRESHNEKAFVMCCNLKFDTVSLLREHIRIHIDPNCFQCLECGKNFCSQRSLRNHKLQMHLSDQDKSFQCEHCPKKFARKHLLNTHILTHDRKNQECEICNSSFQNKGSLRYHIRTVHERANEVICDICAKILKSKGALAVHRAEHFNKTRLKCQECGQWMKNSLSLRRHMKRHEEKAMIIECHICGKRSPNTHALQKHIRDQHTAKRIHQCTMCSKAFKRAIALKEHTATHTGEQLYKCEICGKEFNSSANISVHRKKAHPIEWLEYQRKKPKNGG